Proteins from a single region of Fundulus heteroclitus isolate FHET01 chromosome 12, MU-UCD_Fhet_4.1, whole genome shotgun sequence:
- the LOC105926959 gene encoding eosinophil peroxidase: protein MNKFLCLLALGLTLGLQCQVDAKRHLSHSFIEKCVNQAKANVDAAYTYSRQVSIDRVRRNAASPADVLRLLKQPNGPSREAVRAADYMDNTLHLIKRTLARRHTRSINATDLISDGDLSVIARLTGCASQVRNVHCKDLPNLNSYRTANSICNNIENPRWGTSNVPFLRWLPAEYEDKLSTPKGWTHELSINNHILPLVRVVSNRILSTANSDVDSDPLYTHLVTIFGQWTDHDLTFTPHSPSIRSFNDGIDCEKTCSNTEPCFPIEFPDGDPRFNGHAEECMPFSRSAPACGSGNTGYIFGSPTVRQQLNTLTAFVDVGQVYGSDDSKARLLRDFSTDEGLLRVNEEYKDSGRDLLPFTTMGANMCATRGRMTNNSSAEEVLCFFAGDDRSNENIGLASLHTLMMREHNRLARALAQLNPQWNGERLYQEARKIMGGYLQVITYRDWLLHIVGPDAISKQLSTYPGYDENIDPSISNVFATAAFRFAHLMVQPFIFRLDENYEDHPEYPTQLLHRTMFAPWRVVFEGGLDPIVRGLIGRQAKLNTQDHMMTEELRDRLFKFSVELALDLGSLNLQRGRDHGLPGYNKWREFCGLSQPRNLNELAKVLNNTDLAQNLLDLYGTPDNIDPWLGGVAEPFVRGGRVGPLFACLIATQFQKIREGDRFWWENNGVFTDAQRLALRDTSLARIICDNTGITEVPEKPFQYRPRGSGYTQCDDIPAFDLSPWKEGGPGEPKAPTEGQRGPPGPAGPRGLPGPPGPPGPPGTAEKVAFSVRLGNNFPKAGTPIPFHDVIYNGQDSYDTKTGFFTCEHPGVYEFEFHCTIYENAGSVDLLRNGELILHSFTTRQSGYITASGSTFIKLEKGDRVWLVANRGGNGLTSDSFFSGHLLFTE from the exons ATGAATAAGTTTCTCTGCCTGTTGGCTCTTGGTCTAACCCTGGGCTTGCAATGCCAAGTGGATGCCA aACGCCATTTGAGCCACAGTTTCATTGAAAAATGTGTGAACCAGGCTAAAGCCAACGTGGATGCAGCCTATACTTACTCCCGACAAGT GAGCATTGACCGGGTGAGGAGAAACGCAGCAAGCCCTGCAGATGTCCTGAGACTTTTAAAGCAACCCAATGGCCCATCCAGAGAGGCAGTGCGTGCTGCAGACTACATGGACAACACTCTGCATCTGATCAAGAGGACTCTGGCCAGACGTCACACACGCTCCATCAATGCCACAG ATCTGATCTCTGACGGAGATCTGAGTGTGATTGCAAGACTGACAGGCTGCGCTTCTCAAGTCAGAAATGTTCACTGCAAAGACCTTCCCAATCTCAACAGCTATCGCACAGCAAACAGCATCTGCAACAACAT TGAAAACCCTCGCTGGGGCACCTCCAACGTCCCGTTCCTCCGCTGGTTGCCAGCTGAGTACGAGGATAAGCTCTCTACTCCTAAAGGCTGGACCCATGAACTGAGTATCAACAACCACATTCTTCCATTG GTGAGAGTAGTGTCCAACCGTATCCTGTCAACAGCTAACTCTGATGTGGACAGTGACCCACTCTACACACACCTGGTGACAATCTTTGGCCAGTGGACCGACCACGACCTGACCTTCACCCCTCACTCTCCCTCCATCAGGTCATTCAATGATGGCATTGATTGCGAAAAGACCTGCAGCAACACAGAGCCGTGCTTCCCCATAGAG TTTCCAGATGGTGACCCCCGTTTTAATGGTCACGCTGAGGAGTGCATGCCCTTCTCTCGCTCTGCACCAGCTTGTGGTTCTGGTAACACAGGATACATCTTTGGATCACCCACTGTTCGCCAGCAGCTCAACACACTGACAGCCTTCGTCGATGTGGGTCAGGTCTATGGTTCTGATGACAGCAAAGCTCGCCTGCTGCGGGACTTCAGTACAGATGAAGGTTTATTGAGGGTCAATGAAGAGTATAAAGACAGCGGCCGGGACCTCCTGCCATTCACCACCATGGGGGCCAACATGTGTGCCACAAGGGGACGCATGACCAATAACAGCAGTGCAGAGGAGGTGCTGTGCTTTTTTGCTG GGGATGACCGTTCCAATGAAAACATCGGACTGGCTTCTTTGCATACCCTGATGATGAGAGAGCATAACCGTCTGGCCCGCGCCCTCGCTCAGCTCAACCCACAGTGGAACGGAGAGAGGCTTTACCAGGAAGCCCGCAAGATTATGGGCGGGTACCTCCAG GTTATCACCTACAGGGACTGGCTCCTCCACATCGTCGGCCCAGACGCCATTTCCAAGCAGTTGTCCACCTACCCTGGTTATGATGAAAATATAGATCCCAGCATCTCCAACGTGTTCGCCACAGCTGCCTTCCGATTCGCTCATCTGATGGTTCAGCCCTTCATTTTCCGTCTTGACGAGAATTACGAGGATCACCCGGAATATCCCACCCAGCTGCTGCACAGAACCATGTTTGCTCCTTGGAGGGTCGTCTTTGAAG GTGGCTTGGACCCAATCGTGAGAGGGCTGATAGGTCGTCAGGCTAAGCTGAACACGCAGGATCACATGATGACTGAGGAGCTGAGGGACAGACTGTTCAAATTCTCTGTGGAGCTGGCGCTGGATCTGGGATCTCTAAacctgcagagaggaagagacCATGGACTCCCTG GCTACAACAAATGGCGAGAGTTCTGTGGTCTGTCCCAGCCAAGGAATCTGAATGAGTTGGCGAAGGTGTTGAACAACACAGATTTGGCCCAGAATCTTCTGGATCTCTATGGTACACCTGACAACATTGACCCATGGCTGGGAGGAGTGGCTGAGCCGTTTGTCCGTGGAGGAAGAGTTGGACCCCTGTTTGCCTGCCTGATTGCCACTCAGTTCCAAAAGATCCGGGAGGGAGACCG attttggtgGGAGAATAATGGTGTTTTCACGGATGCTCAGAGGCTGGCTCTTAGGGACACATCTCTGGCCCGAATCATTTGTGACAACACTGGGATCACTGAGGTTCCTGAAAAACCTTTCCAGTACCGACCCCGAGGCTCTGGATACACCCAGTGTGACGACATCCCTGCATTTGACCTCAGTCCATGGAAGGAGGGCG GCCCAGGAGAGCCAAAAGCACCTACAG AAGGTCAGCGTGGACCCCCTGGACCAGCAG GACCCAGAGGACTGCCAGGTCCACCAGGACCTCCTGGACCCCCTGGCACAGCAGAGAAAGTTGCTTTCTCTGTGCGCCTGGGTAACAACTTCCCCAAAGCTGGCACCCCCATCCCCTTCCATGATGTCATCTACAATGGACAGGACAGCTACGACACCAAGACTGGCTTTTTCACCTGTGAGCACCCAGGCGTCTATGAGTTTGAGTTCCACTGCACCATCTACGAGAATGCAGGCAGCGTGGATCTGCTCCGTAACGGAGAGCTGATTCTGCACTCATTCACCACCCGCCAGAGCGGCTACATCACGGCCAGCGGCAGCACCTTTATCAAGCTTGAGAAGGGAGACAGGGTGTGGCTGGTGGCTAACCGTGGTGGCAACGGACTGACCAGTGACAGCTTCTTCTCTGGTCACCTGCTGTTCACTGAGTAG
- the sftpbb gene encoding surfactant protein Bb, whose amino-acid sequence MSASGFVLLVLAASLCSGDSRFILDPFSFTGQNTLMCPECRQIVQLSGNMVFSKDTKVTVFKALYALCQRLPEEQASECESQVKIFLPKILQQASSQWKPEEVCEAFGLCATHEDKELQQLPLHVPNKDTSSSALGTATETQDILNPVCTLCVLFIKKLETLLPKNMTEGTLVKLMDEVCDLLPSSYKDQCDDFVEKYGAEIVDFLLSSAAPHTICTLLHLCLFETQPAPEVDPISDCESCQTLAALSRLHLGLNASEPQTAAFLQSVCTIHPRALPKCEAFTRVHGSRLLKLLGNQMEVPHVCEKADLCVSSKKLEPLGNNPCTWGPSYWCKDLNTAQECGNQVFCEKYTWKKN is encoded by the exons ATGTCCGCCTCTGGCTtcgtgctgctggttctggccGCGTCTCTGTGCTCCG GAGACTCCAGATTTATCCTTGATCCTTTTTCATTCACTGGACAAAACACTCTG ATGTGTCCAGAATGTCGCCAGATCGTCCAGCTGTCCGGCAACATGGTTTTCAGCAAAGACACCAAG GTGACGGTATTTAAAGCCTTGTACGCTTTGTGCCAGCGCCTCCCTGAGGAACAGGCATCCGAATGTGAGTCACAAGTGAAAATATTTCTTCCAAAGATCCTGCAGCAAGCATCCAGTCAGTGG AAACCAGAGGAGGTGTGTGAGGCGTTTGGACTTTGTGCTACCCACGAGGAcaaggaactgcagcagcttcccCTTCATGTCCCCAATAAAGACACGTCCAGCTCTGCACTTGGGACCGCCACTGAAACCCAA GATATACTCAACCCAGTTTGCACcttgtgtgtgttgtttatcAAGAAGCTGGAGACACTGCTGCCTAAAAACATGACTGAG GGAACCTTAGTGAAGCTCATGGATGAGGTGTGTGACCTGCTGCCGTCCAGCTATAAGGACCAATGTGATGACTTTGTGGAAAAATATGGAGCGGAGATTGTTGACTTCCTTCTGTCCTCTGCTGCGCCTCACACCATCTGCACTCTTTTGCACCTTTGCTTGTTCGAGACGCAGCCGGCTCCAG AGGTGGACCCGATCTCTGACTGCGAGTCCTGCCAAACACTGGCTGCACTGAGCCGTCTGCACCTGGGGCTGAACGCCAGCGAGCCTCAGACGGCAGCTTTCCTCCAGTCGGTGTGCACCATCCACCCAAGGGCTTTGCCCAAG TGTGAGGCTTTCACCAGAGTCCACGGCTCTCGGCTGCTGAAGCTTTTGGGAAACCAAATGGAGGTTCCACATGTTTGTGAG AAAGCTGATTTGTGCGTTTCATCGAAGAAGCTGGAGCCACTGGGAAATAACCCTTGTACCTGGGGACCAAGCTACTGGTGCAAAGACTTAAACACTGCTCAAGAGTGTGGG AACCAGGTCTTCTGTGAGAAATACACGTGGAAGAAGAACTAG